From one Nitrospirota bacterium genomic stretch:
- a CDS encoding glycosyltransferase family 9 protein, with protein MKIIVMPLYGIGDALMSTPSLRNIKENLNAHITYLHMFTATRDILKNNPYVDEHFHFPFLSTSKIKGLRFLLSFRGKYDISINFYPSNRRDYNLASFIIGCPVRIGHRYVRRDIRELNFLKNRTVKEDDSLHNVEENLRLLDFLGIKGKPYPLEIYLKEEEKESGISWLKDNGLFGHELIGIHPGSSLFKEGIKKRWPHEKFVELLRRLSDAYPQFSYLLFGGKEEISLRETIRDASGLGRKVIVLDTNGIRETASIMRNSRLFITNDTGLMHMASSLQIPIVAIFAGHVRPWWLSPWACKHKVVRLDVPCSPCYSYSPLSPICKIDDDYSCIRNIGVNEVFDAAVSLLKE; from the coding sequence ATGAAGATTATAGTGATGCCTCTTTATGGCATAGGCGATGCCTTAATGAGCACGCCTTCTTTAAGAAACATCAAGGAGAATCTTAATGCCCATATCACATACCTGCATATGTTTACAGCCACAAGGGATATTCTCAAAAATAACCCCTATGTGGATGAGCATTTCCATTTCCCTTTCTTGTCTACAAGCAAGATTAAGGGCTTGAGGTTTCTTCTAAGTTTTCGCGGGAAATACGATATATCAATAAATTTTTATCCATCAAACAGAAGGGATTATAACTTAGCCTCATTTATAATAGGATGCCCTGTAAGAATAGGCCATAGATATGTTAGAAGAGATATAAGGGAGCTTAATTTTCTCAAGAACAGGACAGTTAAAGAAGACGATAGCCTTCACAATGTTGAGGAAAACCTCAGGCTTCTTGATTTTCTGGGGATAAAGGGAAAGCCCTATCCGCTTGAGATATATCTTAAGGAAGAGGAAAAGGAATCAGGCATCAGTTGGCTTAAGGACAATGGCTTGTTCGGGCATGAGCTTATAGGCATTCATCCAGGAAGCAGTTTGTTTAAAGAAGGCATAAAAAAGAGATGGCCCCATGAGAAGTTTGTAGAGCTTTTAAGAAGGCTCTCAGATGCCTATCCCCAGTTTTCCTATCTCCTTTTTGGAGGCAAAGAAGAGATATCCCTGAGAGAGACTATAAGGGATGCCTCAGGGCTTGGCAGGAAGGTCATAGTTTTAGATACCAATGGCATCAGGGAAACAGCATCTATTATGAGGAACTCAAGACTCTTTATAACAAATGACACAGGCCTTATGCACATGGCATCAAGTCTTCAGATTCCAATAGTTGCAATCTTTGCAGGTCATGTAAGACCATGGTGGCTTTCACCATGGGCGTGTAAGCACAAGGTCGTTAGGCTTGATGTTCCATGCAGTCCATGCTATTCGTATTCCCCCTTGTCTCCGATATGCAAAATAGATGATGATTATTCCTGCATAAGGAATATAGGTGTGAATGAGGTCTTCGATGCCGCAGTTTCCCTGCTTAAAGAGTGA